A portion of the Rhodopseudomonas sp. BAL398 genome contains these proteins:
- a CDS encoding alpha-D-ribose 1-methylphosphonate 5-triphosphate diphosphatase produces the protein MSGFDISGGRVLYRNQIRDLSVAVAGGQVAAIDAGTGLGLAALDAGDLLVLPGIIDIHGDAFERQMMPRPGVDFPIDVALADSDRQAIGNGITTVFHATTWSWEPGLRSGANAERLLSAIETMRPHLAADTRFHLRHETYNLKAEATIKQWIAAGRIDLLAFNDHTDLASMEKPAKRARMVERSGVSHDEFDRIVAEVSARHHEVPGSVARLAEAARAARLTMLSHDDDTPELRQAFRAQGVTIAEFPVNEETAREAAQGGDFIVFGAPNVVRGGSHTGWTKASDMIAKGLCSVLASDYYYPAPLLAAFRLAADGVLALPQAWALVSAGPAAATGLTDRGEIAVGRRADIVLVDDRVALRPRVIAVISGGRLVHLTDADRLVGTQSARRAALANA, from the coding sequence TTGATATTTCGGGCGGCAGGGTGCTGTATCGCAACCAGATCCGTGACCTGTCGGTGGCGGTCGCGGGCGGACAGGTGGCGGCGATCGATGCTGGCACGGGCCTCGGCCTAGCCGCACTCGATGCCGGCGACCTGCTGGTGCTGCCGGGCATCATCGACATTCACGGCGACGCCTTCGAGCGCCAGATGATGCCGCGGCCCGGGGTCGATTTTCCGATCGACGTGGCGCTGGCCGACAGCGACCGCCAGGCGATCGGCAACGGCATCACCACGGTCTTTCACGCCACCACCTGGTCATGGGAGCCCGGCCTGCGCAGCGGCGCCAATGCCGAGCGGCTGCTGAGCGCAATCGAGACCATGCGGCCGCACCTGGCCGCCGATACCCGCTTCCATCTGCGCCACGAGACCTACAATCTCAAAGCCGAAGCCACCATCAAGCAATGGATCGCCGCCGGGCGGATCGACCTGCTGGCGTTCAACGATCACACCGATCTGGCCAGCATGGAAAAGCCGGCCAAGCGCGCCCGCATGGTCGAGCGCAGCGGCGTCAGCCATGACGAATTCGACCGCATCGTTGCCGAGGTGTCGGCGCGTCACCATGAGGTGCCGGGCTCGGTGGCGCGGCTGGCCGAGGCGGCACGCGCCGCGCGGCTGACGATGCTGTCGCATGACGACGACACGCCGGAATTGCGCCAGGCGTTCCGCGCGCAGGGCGTCACCATCGCGGAATTTCCGGTCAATGAGGAGACCGCGCGCGAAGCCGCGCAAGGCGGCGACTTCATTGTGTTCGGCGCGCCCAATGTGGTGCGCGGCGGCAGCCATACCGGATGGACCAAGGCCAGCGACATGATCGCCAAGGGGCTGTGTTCGGTGCTGGCCTCCGACTATTACTATCCGGCGCCGCTGCTGGCGGCGTTCCGGCTGGCGGCCGATGGCGTGCTGGCGCTGCCGCAGGCCTGGGCGCTGGTGTCCGCCGGCCCGGCCGCGGCGACGGGCCTGACCGATCGCGGCGAAATTGCCGTGGGGCGACGCGCCGACATCGTGCTGGTCGACGACAGGGTCGCGCTGCGACCGCGCGTCATCGCGGTGATCAGCGGCGGAAGGCTGGTGCATTTGACCGACGCCGATCGGCTGGTCGGCACGCAAAGCGCGCGGCGCGCCGCATTGGCGAATGCGTGA
- a CDS encoding DUF1045 domain-containing protein codes for MSKYPRYAIYYVPAQDDALYRFGAELLGYDAFGGDSLPFPDGVVARVPDWRELTREPRVYGFHATLKPPFSLLPGTSEAELRAACATFAAMPRPIPAIVPVVDAIDGFMAVLPAAPSDALKTLAQACVETFDGFRAPLSAQDRARRKPEALTATQLDHLDRWGYPYVMDEFRFHMTLTGRLPVERRAALLALLREHFAALDLAELTLDRIGLFRQDSATTPFQVIGHFALR; via the coding sequence ATGTCGAAATATCCCCGTTACGCCATCTATTATGTGCCGGCCCAGGACGATGCGCTGTATCGCTTCGGCGCCGAGCTGCTCGGCTATGACGCCTTTGGCGGCGACAGCCTGCCGTTTCCCGACGGCGTGGTCGCACGCGTGCCCGATTGGCGCGAATTGACCCGGGAGCCGCGGGTCTACGGCTTCCACGCCACGTTGAAGCCGCCATTTTCGCTGCTGCCCGGCACCAGCGAAGCCGAATTGCGCGCGGCCTGCGCGACCTTCGCCGCCATGCCGCGTCCAATTCCGGCGATCGTGCCCGTGGTCGATGCGATCGACGGCTTCATGGCCGTGCTTCCGGCGGCGCCCTCGGATGCGCTCAAGACGCTGGCCCAGGCCTGCGTCGAAACCTTCGACGGTTTTCGTGCGCCGCTGAGCGCGCAGGACCGGGCACGACGCAAGCCGGAGGCTTTGACCGCAACCCAGCTCGATCATCTCGATCGCTGGGGATATCCTTATGTGATGGATGAATTCCGCTTCCACATGACGCTGACCGGCCGGTTGCCAGTGGAGCGCCGCGCCGCGCTGCTGGCACTGCTGCGGGAGCATTTTGCCGCGCTCGATCTGGCCGAACTGACGCTCGACCGCATCGGCCTGTTCCGTCAGGACAGCGCCACCACGCCGTTCCAGGTGATCGGCCACTTCGCGCTGCGCTGA
- a CDS encoding energy transducer TonB yields the protein MNAFTLHDRPDHAGLIRWTASAAAIVGIHVGLIASGLAWYQQPEAAGVEIPAIMVDLAPSSSAPAPTPLDVAPGPQMQQADDTAPPPEPVKPPPVEPEQIPSTPVQEKPEVEAPPEQKVQPPPPEPVKTEPAKVEPTKVEPVEAEPVEMPKPRPKQKVKPPSRQPPAPRTSAPPRAEQRGRAASAPTAGASAAAMASFNQRVAAHLQRYKQYPSGAKAAGQQGTVRLSFTLGRNGRVLGARLVGSSGYSSLDAETLAMVRRAQPFPSFPAEMRQGSVSFTVPIRFAIR from the coding sequence ATGAACGCCTTTACGCTGCATGACAGACCCGATCATGCCGGGCTGATCCGCTGGACGGCCTCCGCGGCGGCCATCGTAGGGATTCATGTCGGGCTGATCGCCTCTGGCCTGGCCTGGTATCAGCAGCCAGAGGCAGCCGGTGTCGAGATTCCGGCGATCATGGTCGATCTGGCGCCTTCATCGTCGGCGCCAGCGCCGACCCCGCTCGACGTCGCGCCGGGGCCGCAGATGCAGCAGGCCGACGACACCGCGCCGCCGCCCGAGCCGGTGAAGCCGCCGCCGGTCGAGCCCGAACAGATCCCCTCGACGCCGGTGCAGGAGAAACCGGAGGTCGAGGCGCCGCCGGAGCAGAAGGTCCAGCCGCCCCCGCCCGAGCCCGTCAAAACCGAGCCCGCGAAAGTGGAGCCCACCAAGGTCGAGCCGGTCGAGGCCGAGCCGGTCGAGATGCCAAAGCCAAGGCCGAAGCAGAAGGTCAAACCGCCGTCGCGACAACCGCCGGCACCGCGCACCAGCGCGCCGCCGCGCGCCGAGCAGCGCGGACGGGCGGCCTCGGCTCCGACCGCGGGCGCCTCTGCTGCCGCGATGGCGTCCTTTAACCAGCGCGTCGCCGCGCATCTGCAGCGCTACAAGCAATATCCGTCCGGCGCCAAGGCCGCGGGGCAGCAGGGCACTGTCCGATTGAGCTTCACGCTCGGTCGCAATGGTCGGGTGCTCGGCGCCAGGCTGGTCGGCTCGTCGGGCTATTCGTCGCTCGACGCCGAAACGCTGGCGATGGTGCGCCGGGCCCAGCCGTTTCCGTCATTCCCGGCGGAGATGCGGCAGGGCTCGGTGAGCTTCACCGTCCCGATCCGCTTCGCGATCAGGTAA
- the exbB gene encoding tonB-system energizer ExbB, whose protein sequence is MQSPRIDRRFCRFLTGGAIALCVVALPGASQAAVDAALLPHNLSPWGMFVGADIVVRAVMVGLAVASLATWTVWLSKSIELRRATRQARQRLTLLETDTTLAQVADNSGEARDAVAQLVQSAAREATLSAWQLDDDFKQRVALRLERVEAAMSRRIARGTGVLATIGAVAPFVGLFGTVWGIMNAFIGISEAHTTNLAVVAPGIAEALLATALGLVAAIPAVVIYNVLVRQIGAYRALLGDASAQVLLLVSRESSRPQHGRVRAAE, encoded by the coding sequence ATGCAATCACCCCGTATCGATCGCCGCTTTTGTCGTTTCCTCACCGGCGGTGCGATCGCCCTCTGTGTCGTCGCGCTGCCGGGCGCCAGTCAGGCGGCGGTCGACGCCGCGCTGCTGCCGCACAACCTGTCGCCCTGGGGGATGTTCGTCGGCGCCGACATCGTGGTGCGCGCGGTGATGGTCGGGCTGGCGGTGGCGTCGCTGGCGACCTGGACGGTGTGGCTGTCGAAATCGATCGAATTGCGCCGCGCCACCAGGCAAGCACGGCAGCGGCTGACGCTGCTGGAAACCGACACCACGCTGGCGCAGGTTGCCGATAACAGCGGCGAGGCGCGCGACGCGGTGGCGCAATTGGTGCAATCGGCGGCGCGCGAGGCCACCCTGTCCGCCTGGCAGCTTGACGATGATTTCAAGCAGCGCGTGGCGTTGCGGCTGGAGCGGGTGGAGGCTGCGATGTCGCGGCGGATCGCGCGCGGCACCGGCGTTCTGGCGACGATCGGCGCGGTGGCGCCGTTTGTCGGCCTGTTCGGTACGGTGTGGGGCATCATGAACGCCTTCATCGGCATCTCGGAAGCGCATACGACGAATCTTGCGGTGGTGGCGCCCGGCATCGCCGAAGCGCTGCTCGCCACCGCTTTGGGTCTGGTGGCGGCGATTCCGGCGGTGGTGATCTACAACGTACTGGTGCGCCAGATCGGCGCCTATCGGGCGCTGCTGGGCGACGCCTCTGCGCAGGTGCTGCTGCTGGTCAGCCGCGAAAGCAGCCGGCCGCAGCACGGGCGCGTGCGGGCGGCGGAGTAG
- the hutX gene encoding heme utilization cystosolic carrier protein HutX, whose protein sequence is MPSTESADLKSYMADHADAVIEDVARQRKVSPRAVLEALPSGMARFAAGASFAAAMQDIAQWGEVTLIVHTDDAIFEFTGAIPPGEIGRGYFNLMQPKGLHGHLRHERCAAVAFIERPFMGKATAFIAFLNVDGGIMFKVFVGRDEAHALRGDQLARFNALADKISQPVTV, encoded by the coding sequence ATGCCGAGTACCGAGTCTGCCGATCTGAAGAGCTACATGGCCGATCACGCCGACGCGGTGATTGAGGACGTGGCGCGGCAGCGCAAGGTCTCGCCCCGCGCGGTGCTCGAGGCGCTGCCTTCCGGCATGGCCCGCTTCGCCGCCGGCGCTTCCTTCGCGGCGGCGATGCAGGACATCGCGCAATGGGGCGAGGTGACGTTGATCGTCCACACCGATGACGCGATCTTCGAATTCACCGGCGCGATCCCGCCCGGCGAAATCGGCCGTGGCTATTTCAACCTGATGCAGCCCAAGGGGCTGCATGGTCATTTGCGGCACGAGCGTTGCGCCGCGGTGGCGTTCATCGAGCGGCCGTTCATGGGCAAGGCCACCGCCTTCATCGCGTTTCTCAACGTCGATGGCGGCATCATGTTCAAAGTGTTCGTCGGCCGCGACGAGGCCCATGCCTTGCGCGGCGATCAGCTCGCGCGCTTCAACGCGCTGGCGGATAAGATCAGTCAGCCGGTAACCGTCTAG
- a CDS encoding antibiotic biosynthesis monooxygenase family protein — protein MFIAMNRFQVKTGSEPAFEKIWATRESYLDQVPGFVEFHLLKGPVAEDHTLYSTHTTWVDKAAFEAWTQSEQFRRSHARAGNDRGPSLYLGHPRFEGFEVIQSERKSSAAA, from the coding sequence ATGTTCATCGCGATGAATCGGTTTCAGGTGAAGACGGGCTCGGAGCCGGCATTCGAGAAGATCTGGGCGACACGGGAATCCTATCTCGATCAGGTGCCGGGCTTTGTCGAATTCCATCTGCTCAAGGGTCCGGTGGCCGAGGATCACACGCTGTATTCGACCCACACGACCTGGGTCGACAAGGCCGCATTCGAAGCCTGGACCCAGTCCGAGCAGTTTCGCCGCTCCCATGCCCGCGCCGGCAATGATCGCGGCCCCAGCCTCTATCTCGGGCATCCGCGATTCGAAGGCTTCGAGGTGATCCAGTCCGAACGCAAATCCAGCGCCGCGGCCTGA
- the exbD gene encoding TonB system transport protein ExbD: MAIRLGGGAGRDDDLVEAHEINVTPFIDVMLVLLIVFMVAAPLATVDIGVDLPASAAQPQKRPDQPVFVTVKPDLSLAVGEDVTTRDALGETLATATKGNKDERIFLRADKVVSYGDLMEVMNLLRDAGYLKIALVGLDARSAPQ; this comes from the coding sequence ATGGCGATCAGGCTGGGCGGCGGGGCCGGCCGCGACGACGATCTGGTCGAGGCCCATGAGATCAACGTCACGCCGTTCATCGACGTGATGCTGGTGCTGCTGATCGTCTTCATGGTGGCGGCGCCGCTGGCCACCGTCGATATCGGCGTCGACCTGCCGGCCAGCGCCGCGCAGCCGCAAAAGCGGCCGGATCAGCCGGTGTTCGTCACGGTGAAACCGGATCTGTCGCTCGCCGTCGGGGAGGACGTCACCACGCGCGACGCGCTCGGTGAGACGCTGGCGACCGCCACCAAGGGCAACAAGGACGAGCGGATCTTCCTGCGCGCCGACAAGGTGGTGAGCTATGGCGACCTGATGGAGGTGATGAACCTGCTACGCGACGCCGGCTATCTGAAGATCGCCCTGGTCGGGCTCGACGCACGCAGCGCGCCGCAATGA